Genomic segment of uncultured Desulfobacter sp.:
TTGGTTGAAAATGCCATCCGGCCTTTTGTCATCGGTCGTAAAAACTGGCTGTTTTCTGATACGGTTCAAGGTGCAAAGGCGAGTGCGGCAATTTACAGTTTGATAGAGACTGCAAAATCCAATGGACTGGAACCGTACTGGTATCTCAAGTACCTGTTTCAGCATCTGCCTGAGGCAATGACAAATGATGATTTTCAAGCGTTGCTCCCCTATAATGTGAAAAAAGAAAAAATTTCTGAATCTGTCCCGTGTTGAGTGGGGTTAAAACACCGCTTACATTGAGCGACGGCTATGTCTATTTAACCGGGCTGCCAAGATTTTGAATACAGTGATCAATTCCATAAGAATGAATCAGGACTTTTGAGCTTACGCCAGCGATCCTTACAAATGGTAGGGCTCGCTTTCCGGACAAAACATGTTCCCCAAGATGTTGTGCTTTGATTTTTTTCCGCTGACCACAAATCTTGCGGTCAAACGTCGGATTAAAAAATTTGATTTTACCAGACAAAAAATATTCTCAATAGAGCAGACTACCTCCAAAGCAAGGTCCATTTTCCGGTTGGAAGCCCCCCCCAGACTTTCCCTGTAATTCAGGTGTGTTGAAAAACATTATAAATCTGATTGTTCCATTGATGACTCTATATTCAGGAAACTGATTGTTAGAATCAATTAAGCGTTTGAGGGGTTTTCAGCAATTCCGTTTTTCCATAATTCATATTCACTAATATCAATCATATCATTCCAATATACAGCATATCCTCCTGGCTCCACTTTAACGTTTCTGAAAAATGCCTGATTTTTAAGAGGTGAAAACATTTCATTAGTTAACAGCCTGCTGATATTGTATTTTTTTACCTCTCCGTTAACAAATGTAATAACGAGAGTATTTTGATCTGCCACG
This window contains:
- a CDS encoding DUF2442 domain-containing protein, producing the protein MIVPKIKTAVVADQNTLVITFVNGEVKKYNISRLLTNEMFSPLKNQAFFRNVKVEPGGYAVYWNDMIDISEYELWKNGIAENPSNA